A single region of the Brienomyrus brachyistius isolate T26 chromosome 10, BBRACH_0.4, whole genome shotgun sequence genome encodes:
- the LOC125750485 gene encoding keratinocyte-associated transmembrane protein 2-like: MAKSAGVSPGLKVHLVVMFFASLFLFPYNCRSDKESDTNINLQPLQEKQLPSSESVPTPGKTDTTPQLLGVAEKEPPKMSEQKAAELTVNSSVTTPSPTKSPNRSAATPLKAPTSTRGTPKPTSSAPKVAFTPVARPTSIRSLEAEQPEQFDYDEDTTKNLMGDLDMEMDSYNYEQDLQSGPSKADMDGDDGMDQDREVDFLKNMDKDLEALNQAENMGKIAVQLKATTIYQGQNEDSHFFFHLVIIAFLVVIVYITYHNKRKILLLAQSRRWRDGLCSHSVEYHRLDQNVNEAMPSLRITNDYIF; encoded by the exons ATGGCGAAGTCTGCGGGCGTGTCACCGGGGTTAAAAGTGCACTTGGTCGTTATGTTCTTTGCTTCGCTGTTCCTGTTCCCGTACAACTGTCGTTCGGATAAAGAGTCAG ACACAAATATAAATCTGCAGCCATTACAAGAAAAACAACTGCCTTCAAGTGAGTCTGTGCCCACCCCAGGGAAGACGGACACAACGCCACAGCTCCTTGGTGTTGCAGAGAAGGAGCCTCCCAAAATGTCAGAGCAGAAAGCTGCCGAGCTGACCGTGAACAGCAGTGTCACCACGCCCTCTCCTACCAAGAGTCCCAACAGAAGTGCAGCAACTCCACTCAAAGCCCCTACAAGTACCCGGGGTACCCCCAAACCCACCTCATCAGCGCCGAAAGTAGCCTTCACCCCAGTGGCCAGACCCACGAGCATTCGCAGCTTGGAAGCCGAGCAGCCCGAGCAATTTGATTACGATGAAGATACCACCAAAAACCTCATGGGTGACCTAGACATGGAAATGGACAGCTACAACTATGAGCAGGATCTGCAGAGTGGCCCCAGCAAGGCTGACatggatggtgatgatggtatGGACCAAGACAGAGAGGTGGACTTTTTAAAGAATATGGACAAAGACTTGGAAGCACTGAATCAAGCTGAAAATATGGGTAAGATTGCTGTGCAGCTAAAGGCCACCACCATCTACCAAGGCCAGAATGAGGACTCCCACTTCTTCTTCCACTTGGTCATCATTGCATTCCTGGTGGTCATTGTTTACATCACCTATCACAACAAGAGAAAG ATACTCCTCCTGGCCCAAAGCAGGAGATGGAGGGATGGGCTGTGCTCCCACAGTGTGGAGTACCACCGGCTGGATCAGAACGTCAACGAGGCCATGCCTTCACTCAGGATAACCAACGATTACATCTTCTAA
- the LOC125750487 gene encoding voltage-dependent anion-selective channel protein 1-like isoform X1 encodes MVIPPTYADLGLSAKDVFSKGYGFGLFKLDLKTQSENGLQFTTSGSANTETRKVIGSLETKYKWAEHGLTLTERWNTDNTLGTEITLEDQPAKGLKLTFDSSFSPITGKKIGKVKTGYSREYINLGCDVDYDISGTSVHGSAVVAVEGWLAGYQTTFEVGRNRVTQSNFAVGYMSDEFQLHTNVNDGTEFGGSIYQKVNERLETAISLAWTAGNSNTHFGIAAKYQIDDKASFSAKATNSSLIGLGYAQTLKPGIKLSLSALLDGKNINAGGHKLGVGLEFEA; translated from the exons AGATGTTTTCTCCAAAGGATACG GATTTGGGCTCTTCAAGTTGGATttgaaaacacagtcagagaatGGATTG CAATTCACCACCTCTGGCTCTGCCAATACAGAGACCAGGAAGGTGATAGGTAGCCTAGAGACCAAGTATAAATGGGCTGAGCATGGGCTTACCTTAACTGAAAGGTGGAACACGGACAACACCCTGGGCACGGAGATCACCCTGGAGGACCAG CCAGCTAAAGGACTGAAGCTCACTTTTGACTCGTCCTTTTCGCCAATTACTGG GAAAAAGATCGGTAAGGTCAAGACCGGCTATAGCCGGGAGTACATTAACCTGGGCTGCGATGTGGATTACGACATCAGCGGGACCTCAGTGCACGGCTCAGCCGTGGTTGCTGTAgagggctggctggctggctacCAAACGACGTTTGAGGTGGGGAGGAACCGGGTCACTCAGAGCAACTTCGCAGTGGGATACATGAGTGACGAGTTCCAGCTGCACACTAACGT gaACGATGGCACAGAATTTGGAGGCTCCATCTACCAGAAAGTGAATGAACGCTTGGAAACGGCCATCAGCCTGGCGTGGACTGCAGGGAACAGCAACACGCATTTTGGAATCGCAGCAAAATATCAAATCGACGACAAAGCCTCTTTCTCG GCCAAAGCGACCAACTCCAGCCTTATAGGTCTGGGATACGCTCAAACACTGAAGCCAG GCATTAAGCTGAGTCTTTCTGCTCTCTTGGATGGCAAGAACATCAATGCTGGAGGACATAAACTAGGTGTTGGTCTGGAATTTGAAGCTTAA
- the LOC125750487 gene encoding voltage-dependent anion-selective channel protein 1-like isoform X2 → MLQLQQKIKPEGKKIGKVKTGYSREYINLGCDVDYDISGTSVHGSAVVAVEGWLAGYQTTFEVGRNRVTQSNFAVGYMSDEFQLHTNVNDGTEFGGSIYQKVNERLETAISLAWTAGNSNTHFGIAAKYQIDDKASFSAKATNSSLIGLGYAQTLKPGIKLSLSALLDGKNINAGGHKLGVGLEFEA, encoded by the exons ATGCTACAATTACAACAAAAAATAAAGCCGGAAGG GAAAAAGATCGGTAAGGTCAAGACCGGCTATAGCCGGGAGTACATTAACCTGGGCTGCGATGTGGATTACGACATCAGCGGGACCTCAGTGCACGGCTCAGCCGTGGTTGCTGTAgagggctggctggctggctacCAAACGACGTTTGAGGTGGGGAGGAACCGGGTCACTCAGAGCAACTTCGCAGTGGGATACATGAGTGACGAGTTCCAGCTGCACACTAACGT gaACGATGGCACAGAATTTGGAGGCTCCATCTACCAGAAAGTGAATGAACGCTTGGAAACGGCCATCAGCCTGGCGTGGACTGCAGGGAACAGCAACACGCATTTTGGAATCGCAGCAAAATATCAAATCGACGACAAAGCCTCTTTCTCG GCCAAAGCGACCAACTCCAGCCTTATAGGTCTGGGATACGCTCAAACACTGAAGCCAG GCATTAAGCTGAGTCTTTCTGCTCTCTTGGATGGCAAGAACATCAATGCTGGAGGACATAAACTAGGTGTTGGTCTGGAATTTGAAGCTTAA